A region of the Roseovarius nanhaiticus genome:
TGAACACTGGCGGCGATACCAGCCCTGCGGCAGGCCATAAGGCCAACCTCGCCGCCGCGCGCGAGTTGCCGCGTCAGTTGCGCCTGCGCGGCCTTGGGGGGCAAATCACGCTCGATCTGGCGCCCATGGCCAAGAAGGACCGCCGTCAATTCGAGGACGCCCTACGCGCCGCCTTCCGCGCCGATCCGGGGGAGACGGCCTTGGTGGGCTGGACACCGCTGGGACATTACGAACTGCAAAGAAAGCGCGATCGCGCGCCTCTGGAGGTGCCGTCATGAGCTGTCCGATCTGCAACAAGCCGGCTGACGCTGCGCACCGCCCATTTTGTTCCAAGCGCTGCGCGAATGTAGATCTCGCCCGTTGGCTAGGCGGCCAATATGCCATCCCCTCGAACGATCCCGAAGACATCGAAGCCGCCTTGGATGCCGCGCAAGAGGCCGAGGAAGCTGCGCAGAAAAAACCGCATTGAAAAATATGCCAAACCCTCTGGACAGCGCCCGGACCCTCGCCTAGAACGCCCTCACCCGAACGCTCAAGCGTTCCCGTTGCCCGGGTAGCTCAGGGGTAGAGCAGTGGATTGAAAATCCTCGTGTCGGTGGTTCGATTCCGCCCCCGGGCACCACTTTGACCCATTGGAAATATTGCGCCTCTCGACCTGAGGTGCTTTGCGAAATTAGCGCCGATATCGTCGGGGCACGCAGAAGATCGCGCTTTCGTCTTTTGGGTAAGCTGTGTGTATTTTCTAATTTGCGTCTGTCGGTGGCGGCAGGTCTCAGAGTTTCCGAGGCGCCGGCTTGCCGGGATTGATCCTCGCCAATTTTCTGTTGCGCCGATTAGCTTCAACCTCTTGCGGCGGCTCAGGGAGAACGCTGATGCGGTATCGCGGCTTAGCCTTTTTCTATCCGAACGCTCGTGCGATGGAAGACAGTTCTAGCTATCAAACCGTTGGTTGACGCGCCGGTCTAGGTGACGATGTCATCATCCGTAAGCCCACCCGGCGGATGCTAAAAAATAAAAGCGGCCGCACGATCCCTCGTGCGACCCTATTAATTAGTAGCGGCCACGTCAGGAGGTTGCCTCTTTGTTAACCCCGCC
Encoded here:
- a CDS encoding DNA gyrase inhibitor YacG, producing MSCPICNKPADAAHRPFCSKRCANVDLARWLGGQYAIPSNDPEDIEAALDAAQEAEEAAQKKPH